From the genome of Cynocephalus volans isolate mCynVol1 chromosome 14, mCynVol1.pri, whole genome shotgun sequence, one region includes:
- the C14H2orf74 gene encoding uncharacterized protein C2orf74 homolog, with protein MSFESTTISFFVIFLIFFICIFLLLVVFLYKCFQGKKKETEKALCTDADGGADCSVANVEMNNLGDREKVLTQITNLDAPVRPGILVQRRSKEVVATSLENNENMGAEEDKTEEKQEPADDGETGQQVITSLQKTTKPLSRTASAIESQKRALKGVTFSREVIVVDLGNEYRKPRSYTREHKERK; from the exons ATGAGCTTTGAATCCACAACAATCAGTTTCTTCGTcatctttctaattttcttcatttgcatCTTCCTTTTACTGGTggtttttttatataaatg tttccaaggcaagaaaaaggagacagaaaaagcTCTTTGTACAGATGCTGACGGAGGTGCAGATTGTTCAGTTGCTAATGTGGAGATGAACAACTTAGGAGACAGAGAGAA AGTCCTAACACAAATCACGAACTTGGATGCACCAGTGAGGCCTGGCATTCTTGTCCAAAGACGGAGTAAGGAAGTGGTGGCCACATCCTTAGAAAACAATGAGAACATGGGGGCAGAAGAGGACAAAACAGAAGAGAAGCAAGAGCCTGCGGATGATGGAGAAACGGGTCAACAGGTGAT TACCAGTTTGCAGAAAACAACCAAACCTCTCAGTAGAACTGCTTCAGCTATTGAAAGCCAAaaaagagctttaaaaggagtgaCATTTTCTAGGGAGGTAATTGTTGTGGATCTTGGGAATGAATACCGTAAACCTCGAAGCTATACTCGAGAacataaagagagaaaatga
- the LOC134362525 gene encoding activator of 90 kDa heat shock protein ATPase homolog 2-like gives MRLQSPRCVICRGLLHEENANIPEVTANLVARAAPSGVGKARDVAPRENPARRLCTAFRENLNVPSAEDSERAKGRRAATSCRQRQPGPRAPPSPAASRRWREGLRPQRRVLEPRLGHSRPRTGEARSGARGRRPRPPGTRSAGAGPGAGISGTFWELPARGARARRLETPATETQPQPPFPGLRRGRAARAATAKWGHGDPRWIVEEREDATNVNNWHWTERDVTNWSKDKLRELLVGIVVENESGRCEISELKQVEGEASCSSRKGKLIFFYEWNIKLGWKGTIKGSGGKHKGLIEIPNLSEENEVDDTEASSPVALGVRIPTVALHTTGLFDTSVEQLYSIFTVRDLVQEFFKSPAVLEAEKGGKFQMFHGNITGEYIDLLTNKKIVMKWRCRNWPEEHYATVALNFVPTLGQTEL, from the exons ATGCGCTTGCAATCACCTCGCTGCGTTATCTGTAGGGGATTATTACATGAAGAAAACGCAAATATTCCCGAAGTAACCGCGAACTTGGTAGCTCGCGCTGCTCCGTCAGGGGTCGGAAAGGCGAGGGACGTGGCGCCCAGGGAGAACCCAGCGCGCCGACTCTGCACGGCTTTCAGAGAAAACCTGAACGTGCC GTCCGCTGAGGACAGCGAGCGGGCCAAAGGCCGCCGCGCAGCCACTTCCTGCCGGCAGCGCCAGCCCGGCCCCCGCGCGCCTCCGTCACCGGCCGCTTCCAGGCGCTGGAGGGAGGGACTGCGGCCACAGCGGCGGGTCCTGGAGCCGCGGCTCGGCCACTCCCGGCCCCGCACGGGCGAAGCGCGCAGCGGAGCGCGGGGTCGCCGACCCCGGCCTCCCGGAACGCGCagcgcgggggcggggccgggggcggggatTTCTGGCACTTTCTGGGAGCTGCCAGCGCGGGGCGCCAGGGCTCGGAGGCTGGAAACGCCGGCGACAGAGACGCAGCCGCAGCCGCCTTTCCCTGGTCTCCGGCGAGGCCGCGCCGCCCGCGCCGCCACGGCCAAGTGGGGCCACGGAGACCCGCGCTGGATCGTGGAGGAGCGGGAGGACGCCACCAACGTGAACAACTGGCACTG GACAGAGCGGGATGTCACCAACTGGTCCAAGGACAAGCTCCGGGAGCTCCTGGTGGGCATCGTTGTGGAGAATGAATCTGGCCGCTGCGAGATCAGTGAGCTGAAGCAGGTGGAAGGAGAGGCTTCCTGCAGCAGCCGCAAAGGAAAGCTGATTTTCTTCTATGAGTGGAACATCAAACTGGGCTGGAAAG GTACAATTAAAGGATCTGGTGGGAAGCACAAGGGACTGATTGAAATACCCAACCTTTCTGAAGAGAATGAAGTAGATGACACTGAG GCCTCATCTCCAGTGGCACTGGGTGTAAGGATTCCTACTGTGGCTCTGCACACGACTGGACTGTTTGACACAAGTGTAGAGCAGCTGTACAGCATCTTTACCGTGAGAGAT TTGGTGCAAGAATTTTTTAAGTCTCCTGCTGTATTAGAAGCTGAAAAGGGAGGGAAATTCCAAATGTTTCATGGGAACATCACTGGTGAATATATAGATTTG ttaacaaataaaaagatCGTCATGAAGTGGAGATGTAGGAACTGGCCAGAAG aacaCTATGCAACAGTTGCACTGAATTTTGTACCTACTCTTGGGCAAACGGAATTATAA